From Psychroflexus torquis ATCC 700755, the proteins below share one genomic window:
- a CDS encoding endonuclease/exonuclease/phosphatase family protein translates to MKSPLSFFQKVGFALNVFFAICLLIAYILPFVPPKFSAFLSILNLGLPVFILINIGFAFYWLLKLKLHFIVSALLVVGGYSYFSKIIVFNDNSSVEIKNSLKVMSYNVRLFNLYNWIEKTEVGEKISDFIKVETPDIVAFQDYYKANDLDMSSYPYVFEKYKSKSSNVGIAIFSKYKIIHRGSVDFPNTHNNAIYADIVVKKDTLRVYAVHLESLKIIPDVLELRKEDRQQLINRVGKSFVKQQEQAILLSKSFSSTSLPKIVCMDMNNTAFSYVASQLLKHNLKDAFVESGYGLGKTFDFDFLPFRIDVIFNEKSLKNANFKNYSLKLSDHYPIMASFNLSE, encoded by the coding sequence ATGAAGTCACCACTCAGTTTTTTTCAAAAGGTAGGTTTTGCTTTGAATGTATTTTTTGCAATCTGTTTGCTTATAGCTTATATTCTCCCCTTTGTACCACCAAAATTCTCAGCCTTTTTATCTATTTTGAATTTGGGCTTGCCCGTATTTATACTTATCAATATTGGCTTTGCATTTTATTGGCTATTAAAACTTAAACTACACTTTATTGTATCGGCCTTATTAGTAGTGGGAGGTTATTCGTATTTCAGCAAAATCATTGTTTTTAATGATAACTCATCAGTAGAGATTAAGAATTCTCTAAAAGTTATGAGTTATAATGTCAGACTTTTTAACTTATACAACTGGATCGAAAAAACTGAGGTTGGTGAAAAAATTTCAGATTTTATAAAAGTTGAGACTCCGGATATTGTTGCTTTTCAAGATTATTATAAAGCAAATGATTTAGATATGAGTTCTTATCCTTATGTGTTTGAAAAGTATAAATCCAAATCCTCTAATGTTGGGATTGCTATTTTTAGCAAATATAAAATTATCCATAGAGGTTCTGTAGATTTTCCAAACACTCATAATAATGCCATTTACGCAGACATTGTTGTGAAAAAGGATACTCTTCGGGTTTATGCTGTCCATTTAGAGTCTTTAAAGATTATTCCTGATGTCCTAGAATTGCGAAAAGAAGACCGCCAACAATTGATTAATAGAGTAGGGAAGTCTTTTGTAAAGCAACAGGAACAAGCAATTTTGCTGTCGAAAAGCTTTTCTTCTACAAGCCTTCCGAAAATCGTTTGTATGGATATGAATAACACAGCATTTTCTTACGTGGCTAGTCAGTTATTAAAACACAATTTAAAAGATGCTTTTGTGGAGTCTGGATATGGGCTAGGAAAAACATTCGATTTCGATTTTTTACCCTTTCGTATAGATGTTATTTTTAATGAAAAGAGTCTTAAAAATGCTAACTTCAAAAATTACAGCCTTAAACTTTCAGACCATTATCCAATAATGGCTAGTTTTAATCTTTCTGAATAA
- a CDS encoding WbqC family protein — MKPILLHPCYFGPIDMYASLVQADSFVFEKEDNYQKQTYRTRQYIYGANGELLLNIPVKHRENKTDQHQKYKDIRIENAFKWQPLHWKSLEAAYKTSPFFEFYEDEFAPLFEKKANFLMDFNLMATKIVFECLQLDFSFKITEEFELEPDGYNDQRHLVNSKRKSVANLEEYIQVFQVKYRYIPNLSILDLLFNTGPSALGYLDSQTFIQKD; from the coding sequence TTGAAACCTATACTACTACATCCTTGCTACTTTGGTCCTATCGACATGTATGCATCACTAGTGCAAGCAGATTCTTTCGTTTTCGAAAAGGAGGATAATTATCAGAAACAGACCTATAGAACACGGCAATACATCTATGGGGCTAATGGAGAACTCTTGTTAAATATCCCCGTAAAACACAGAGAAAACAAGACAGATCAACATCAAAAGTACAAAGACATCAGGATAGAAAATGCCTTCAAATGGCAACCCCTTCACTGGAAATCTTTGGAAGCAGCCTATAAAACGTCTCCTTTCTTTGAATTTTATGAAGATGAGTTTGCACCTTTATTTGAAAAAAAAGCTAATTTTTTAATGGATTTCAATTTGATGGCAACAAAAATAGTTTTTGAGTGCTTACAGCTAGATTTTAGTTTTAAAATTACTGAAGAATTTGAACTAGAACCAGACGGTTATAATGACCAAAGACATTTAGTCAATTCAAAGCGAAAATCAGTAGCAAATCTTGAAGAGTACATTCAAGTTTTTCAAGTTAAATATAGGTATATCCCTAATTTGAGTATATTGGATTTATTGTTCAATACGGGTCCTTCAGCATTAGGATATCTAGACTCACAAACCTTTATTCAGAAAGATTAA
- the lepB gene encoding signal peptidase I has translation MSFFDLLLFILFIQVLHFLGTWKLYQSAGRHWWEAAIPVYNAIVLFKIINRPWWWVFLLFVPIVNLIMFPVIWIETARSFGKNKTTDTILQILTLGLYTYYINYFTSHTYIEDRSLKAKSKSGDFVSAILFAIVAATIVHTYIMQPFTIPTSSLEKTLLVGDFLFVSKFHYGARVPQTAISFPMVHDTIPLAGVKSYTKAPQLPYMRLPGFQNVQRNDIVVFNWPVDTVRMFRDDSGKHYDKPIDKKSNYVKRAVGVAGDSLEIIDGKILVNNTPLQLSERAKPQYSYLVQGKGQGFNMRSLVEIYGITDGLQWIDRERDLYQVNAITEDNLAKFKNHPNVKSVQRIISPKGKADSGIFPNNGKVDWNKDNFGPIYIPESGRTVQLDLESFSLYRRIIEVYEGEEMGIEQKLEVKGTQVYLNGKPVEEYTFKQDYYWMMGDNRHNSEDSRYWGYVPQNHVVGKPVFIWMSLDGNASNLVDKIRWERLFTTVGGEGKPTSYLVYFLIGIVLIIGYNYFIKKKK, from the coding sequence ATGTCATTTTTTGATTTATTACTTTTTATTTTATTTATACAAGTCCTACACTTTTTAGGCACCTGGAAATTATACCAAAGTGCTGGTAGACATTGGTGGGAAGCTGCTATCCCCGTTTACAACGCAATTGTGCTTTTCAAAATCATAAATAGACCATGGTGGTGGGTTTTTCTTCTATTCGTTCCAATTGTTAACCTAATTATGTTTCCGGTTATTTGGATAGAAACTGCTAGAAGCTTTGGTAAAAACAAGACCACAGACACCATTCTTCAGATCTTAACTCTTGGACTTTATACCTATTATATAAACTATTTTACCTCACATACTTACATTGAGGATAGAAGTTTAAAAGCGAAGTCAAAATCGGGAGATTTTGTAAGTGCAATCCTTTTTGCTATTGTGGCTGCAACCATAGTTCATACTTATATTATGCAACCCTTTACCATACCAACCTCCTCATTAGAAAAAACTTTGCTAGTTGGTGATTTTCTGTTTGTAAGTAAATTTCATTATGGTGCAAGAGTTCCACAGACAGCGATTTCATTTCCTATGGTTCATGATACCATTCCTTTGGCTGGTGTAAAATCATATACCAAGGCCCCCCAATTACCTTATATGAGATTGCCAGGTTTTCAAAATGTTCAGCGTAACGATATTGTAGTCTTCAACTGGCCTGTAGATACCGTAAGAATGTTTAGAGACGATTCCGGCAAACATTACGACAAGCCTATAGATAAGAAGTCTAACTATGTAAAGAGAGCGGTAGGTGTCGCTGGGGATTCGCTAGAAATTATAGACGGTAAAATTTTGGTTAATAATACCCCTCTACAACTTTCAGAAAGAGCTAAACCACAATATTCATATTTAGTACAAGGTAAAGGTCAAGGCTTCAACATGAGAAGTCTGGTCGAAATATATGGCATTACAGATGGGCTGCAATGGATTGACAGAGAGAGAGACCTGTATCAGGTTAATGCGATTACTGAAGATAATTTAGCAAAATTTAAAAATCATCCCAATGTAAAATCGGTTCAACGCATTATTTCCCCAAAAGGAAAAGCTGATTCTGGTATTTTTCCAAACAATGGAAAAGTAGATTGGAATAAAGATAATTTTGGCCCTATTTATATTCCTGAATCTGGTCGAACAGTACAACTGGATTTGGAAAGCTTTTCATTGTACAGAAGAATCATTGAAGTTTATGAGGGGGAAGAAATGGGAATCGAACAGAAATTGGAGGTGAAAGGCACTCAAGTTTATCTTAATGGAAAACCTGTAGAAGAATATACCTTTAAACAAGATTACTATTGGATGATGGGAGACAATCGCCATAATAGTGAAGACAGTAGGTATTGGGGATATGTACCACAAAATCATGTGGTTGGCAAGCCAGTTTTTATTTGGATGAGTCTAGACGGTAATGCAAGTAATTTAGTAGACAAAATAAGATGGGAACGTCTATTTACAACGGTAGGTGGCGAAGGAAAACCCACTTCCTATCTTGTGTACTTCCTTATTGGTATTGTTTTAATAATAGGGTATAATTACTTTATTAAAAAGAAAAAATAA
- the dapB gene encoding 4-hydroxy-tetrahydrodipicolinate reductase, producing MKLAILGYGKMGKTVENIATSRGHDIVYKTSDDIDIDRLKQAEIAIDFSTPEAAYFNITTCLENNIAIVSGTTGWLNRFEDAVKLCKLQAGKFLYASNFSIGVNVFFELNSQLAKMMSGLKEYDVKLREVHHLEKKDAPSGTAISLADHIIKETEYTNWSYPPEDSKNLIPIEAERKAGVFGFHDVTYNSDIDTITISHNAKSREGFAHGAVVAAEWIFKQNDGVYSMKDVLQLNSTT from the coding sequence ATGAAACTCGCTATACTTGGCTATGGTAAAATGGGTAAAACCGTAGAGAATATCGCGACCTCCAGAGGTCACGATATTGTTTATAAGACCTCAGATGATATAGACATAGACCGCTTAAAACAAGCAGAAATTGCTATAGACTTTAGTACACCTGAAGCCGCTTATTTTAATATAACAACTTGTTTGGAAAATAACATAGCCATAGTGTCTGGAACTACAGGGTGGCTAAATCGATTTGAGGATGCGGTTAAACTTTGTAAGTTACAGGCTGGTAAGTTTTTGTATGCCTCCAACTTTAGTATAGGAGTAAATGTTTTTTTTGAATTGAATTCTCAACTTGCTAAAATGATGTCTGGATTGAAAGAGTATGATGTTAAGCTAAGGGAAGTTCACCATTTGGAAAAGAAAGACGCCCCTAGCGGTACCGCCATTAGTCTTGCTGATCATATTATAAAAGAAACCGAGTATACAAATTGGTCTTATCCACCAGAAGATTCAAAAAATTTAATCCCAATCGAGGCTGAAAGAAAAGCGGGAGTTTTTGGTTTTCATGATGTGACTTATAATTCTGATATTGATACCATAACCATTTCTCATAACGCAAAATCCAGAGAAGGCTTTGCTCATGGGGCAGTGGTCGCAGCAGAATGGATATTTAAACAAAACGACGGGGTATATTCTATGAAGGATGTCCTTCAACTCAACTCTACAACTTAA
- a CDS encoding DUF5683 domain-containing protein — MIRKFFFTSIFFLGWCSCSFSQEQDSLTVETTMTSTKNAFKLDLYDPLAPARSAFYSAILPGLGQAYNGSYWKIPLVYAGIGTSLYLVLQNDTEYQRYRDAYKRRLAGFQDDEFQNILENDGLINAQKQFRQNKEFAILATVAFYLFNIVDANVDAHLKQFDVSKDLTLRPNFEPNFMSGNIDYGLTLNFKLN, encoded by the coding sequence GTGATTCGTAAATTTTTTTTCACTTCCATATTTTTCTTAGGTTGGTGTTCGTGTTCCTTTAGTCAAGAACAAGATAGTTTGACAGTTGAAACCACAATGACTTCTACCAAAAACGCTTTCAAATTGGATCTATACGATCCTTTAGCCCCCGCTAGATCAGCTTTTTACTCAGCTATTTTGCCGGGATTGGGACAAGCTTATAATGGCAGTTATTGGAAAATTCCTTTGGTCTATGCTGGCATAGGAACAAGTCTATATTTAGTGCTTCAAAATGACACGGAGTACCAACGCTACAGAGATGCCTATAAACGAAGATTAGCTGGTTTTCAAGATGATGAATTTCAAAATATTCTTGAGAATGATGGTTTGATTAACGCTCAGAAGCAATTTAGACAGAACAAAGAATTTGCTATTTTGGCAACTGTAGCTTTTTATTTATTCAATATTGTAGACGCAAACGTAGATGCGCACTTAAAGCAGTTTGATGTTTCTAAAGATCTTACGCTTAGACCAAATTTTGAGCCTAATTTCATGAGTGGAAATATCGACTATGGTCTAACTTTGAATTTTAAATTGAATTAA
- a CDS encoding ParB/RepB/Spo0J family partition protein, producing MAKTTKKKALGRGLSALLNDPDNDIKSTEDKNADKVVGSIVELSLGAIEVNPFQPRTSFSEDTLKELASSIRELGVIQPITVRKLEFNKYQLVSGERRYRASKMLGLETIPSYIRIANDRESLEMALVENIQRQDLDPIEIALSYQRLMDDIDLTQEELSDRVGKNRSTIANYLRLLKLDPIIQTGMRDGFLSMGHGRALINITNTDIQLQVYERILKNKLSVRDTENLVRHMQQNKDTSKPSSEELRVDEKKSKSLKQISSYFGAKVELKVNKKGNGKLIVPFSSDEDFQRIKKLIQGDS from the coding sequence ATGGCGAAAACGACAAAGAAAAAAGCTCTCGGTAGAGGTTTATCGGCATTATTGAACGACCCAGATAATGATATTAAATCTACAGAAGATAAGAATGCAGATAAGGTTGTAGGTAGTATAGTGGAATTAAGCCTTGGGGCTATTGAGGTAAATCCATTTCAACCTAGAACGAGTTTTAGTGAAGATACTTTAAAAGAATTAGCCTCTTCCATTAGAGAACTTGGTGTGATCCAGCCCATTACGGTTAGAAAACTTGAATTTAACAAGTACCAGCTAGTTTCTGGAGAACGCCGTTACCGAGCTTCCAAAATGCTTGGCCTAGAGACTATTCCATCCTACATAAGGATAGCGAATGACAGAGAGTCTTTAGAAATGGCCTTGGTAGAAAATATACAACGCCAAGACCTCGATCCAATAGAAATCGCTTTGTCTTACCAAAGATTGATGGATGACATTGATTTAACTCAGGAAGAATTGAGCGATAGAGTTGGTAAAAATAGATCTACAATTGCAAATTACCTCCGCCTTTTAAAGTTAGACCCTATCATTCAAACAGGAATGAGGGACGGTTTTTTGAGTATGGGCCATGGTAGAGCACTTATAAACATTACCAATACTGATATTCAGCTTCAGGTTTACGAGCGTATTCTTAAAAATAAGCTTTCTGTAAGAGATACAGAAAACTTGGTGAGACACATGCAACAAAACAAAGACACTTCTAAGCCTTCCTCTGAAGAGCTGAGGGTTGATGAAAAAAAGTCAAAATCCTTAAAACAAATCTCTTCCTACTTTGGCGCTAAAGTCGAACTTAAAGTCAACAAAAAAGGAAATGGAAAACTTATTGTTCCCTTCTCTTCAGATGAGGATTTCCAAAGAATCAAAAAATTAATACAAGGTGATTCGTAA
- a CDS encoding ParA family protein yields MGKIISIANQKGGVGKTTTAVNLAAALGVLEKKVLLIDADPQANATSGLGIDIETVEIGTYQILEHTKKAEEAIMDTDSPNLELIPSHIDLVAIELELVDVERREYMLKEALLPIKSKFDYILIDCAPSLGLLTLNALTASDSVLIPIQCEYFALEGLGKLLNTIKSVQKIHNDQLSIEGLLLTMYDSRLRLSNQVVEEVKKHFNDMVFETIIQRNVRLSEAPSYGESIIKYDATSKGASNYLSLAEEIIKKSN; encoded by the coding sequence ATGGGAAAGATAATTTCAATTGCAAACCAAAAAGGCGGTGTAGGTAAGACTACAACAGCTGTAAATCTAGCTGCTGCATTAGGTGTTTTGGAAAAAAAAGTACTATTGATCGATGCAGATCCTCAAGCCAACGCTACCTCTGGACTCGGCATTGATATTGAAACAGTAGAAATAGGAACTTACCAAATTTTAGAACATACCAAAAAAGCAGAAGAAGCCATTATGGACACTGATTCACCAAACTTGGAGTTGATTCCTTCTCACATTGATTTGGTTGCCATTGAACTTGAGCTTGTAGATGTTGAGCGAAGAGAATACATGCTTAAAGAAGCTTTGCTACCTATTAAGTCTAAATTTGATTATATTCTTATCGATTGTGCTCCTTCTTTAGGCTTATTAACATTAAATGCATTGACTGCTTCAGATTCGGTATTAATTCCTATTCAATGTGAATATTTTGCTTTAGAAGGTTTAGGTAAATTGCTTAATACTATTAAAAGTGTGCAAAAAATTCATAACGATCAGTTAAGCATTGAAGGCTTGTTACTGACTATGTATGATTCTAGACTGCGTTTATCCAACCAAGTGGTGGAAGAAGTGAAAAAACACTTTAATGATATGGTTTTTGAAACAATCATCCAAAGGAATGTGCGTTTAAGCGAAGCTCCTAGTTATGGTGAAAGCATTATTAAATACGATGCAACCAGTAAAGGAGCCAGTAATTATTTAAGTTTAGCTGAAGAAATTATTAAGAAGTCAAATTAG
- a CDS encoding SDR family oxidoreductase, whose product MDFKKKMLRDDALEGKTIIVTGGGSGLGMSMTRYFLELGANVVITSRNLEKLKTSAKTLEEETGGKCLPVQCDVRLYDEVENMIEQAHTTFGEVDILLNNAAGNFISPTERLSTNAFDTIIDIVLKGSKNCTLALGKYWIDKKQTNKTVLNIVTTYAWTGSGYVVPSATAKAGVLAMTRSLAVEWAKYGIRFNAIAPGPFPTKGAWDRLLPGDLKEKFDLAKKVPLKRVGDHQELANLAAYLVSDFAHYLNGEVITIDGGEWLKGAGQFNLLEMVTPEMWDQLEAMIRSQKKK is encoded by the coding sequence ATGGATTTTAAAAAGAAAATGTTACGAGATGATGCCTTAGAAGGCAAAACAATTATAGTAACTGGAGGTGGAAGCGGACTGGGTATGTCTATGACCCGTTATTTTCTAGAGCTTGGAGCTAATGTTGTCATCACCAGCAGAAACTTAGAAAAACTTAAGACTAGTGCAAAAACTCTAGAAGAAGAAACTGGCGGTAAGTGTTTACCTGTTCAATGTGATGTGAGGCTCTATGATGAAGTTGAGAATATGATAGAACAAGCGCATACCACTTTTGGTGAAGTTGATATTCTTTTAAATAATGCTGCGGGAAATTTCATTTCTCCAACAGAACGATTGTCTACAAACGCCTTTGATACTATCATTGATATTGTTTTGAAGGGCAGTAAAAATTGTACGCTTGCCTTAGGTAAATATTGGATAGATAAAAAACAAACTAATAAAACAGTCCTTAATATAGTGACCACTTACGCCTGGACAGGGTCTGGTTATGTTGTCCCAAGCGCCACTGCGAAAGCAGGTGTATTGGCCATGACGAGATCATTGGCTGTGGAATGGGCTAAATATGGAATTCGATTTAATGCGATTGCTCCAGGACCATTCCCTACTAAAGGGGCGTGGGATAGATTATTACCAGGAGATCTTAAAGAAAAATTTGATCTTGCTAAAAAAGTACCGCTTAAACGTGTTGGTGATCATCAAGAATTAGCTAATCTTGCCGCTTATTTAGTTTCAGATTTTGCACATTACCTTAATGGAGAAGTGATCACCATTGATGGTGGTGAGTGGCTAAAAGGCGCTGGTCAATTTAATCTTTTGGAAATGGTGACACCTGAGATGTGGGACCAATTAGAAGCAATGATTCGCTCTCAAAAAAAGAAATAA
- the menA gene encoding 1,4-dihydroxy-2-naphthoate octaprenyltransferase: protein MSKTAAWISAARLRTLPLSISGILVGTSLALPSNQFDTYIFWLAIATTLGLQILSNFANDYGDGIKGTDNDERIGPVRALQSGAISAKEMKKGIILTAIITAILALSLIYTSFGKENFLLSLLFVGLGVSAIIAAIKYTVGDSAYGYKGLGDIFVFLFFGIVSVLGSNFLMTKQLDVWLFLPAISIGLLSSAVLNLNNMRDELSDRNSKKMTLVVKGGKKFAKIYHFSLILVAFICMVIFLNLDSYSSYYLILLPLLAFVPLAIHLRKIYHYTDPKTLDPELKKVALSTFALGFILFWIVFLEF, encoded by the coding sequence ATGAGTAAAACAGCAGCTTGGATTTCAGCAGCTAGATTACGAACCTTACCACTATCCATATCTGGAATTTTGGTAGGGACTTCTCTTGCTTTGCCGTCCAATCAATTTGATACATATATTTTCTGGTTAGCCATTGCAACAACTTTGGGGTTACAAATTTTATCGAATTTCGCAAATGATTATGGCGATGGAATTAAAGGAACCGACAACGATGAACGAATTGGCCCTGTGAGAGCTTTACAAAGCGGAGCCATTTCTGCTAAGGAGATGAAGAAGGGTATCATTTTAACAGCAATTATAACAGCCATACTAGCCTTGAGCTTAATTTATACTAGTTTCGGAAAAGAAAACTTTTTACTGAGTTTGCTATTTGTTGGCTTAGGAGTTTCTGCAATTATTGCCGCTATTAAGTACACGGTTGGCGATTCTGCTTATGGGTATAAAGGTTTAGGAGATATATTTGTCTTTCTTTTTTTTGGAATCGTAAGTGTTTTAGGGTCTAATTTTCTGATGACAAAACAATTAGACGTTTGGCTATTTTTACCAGCAATTAGCATAGGTTTATTGAGTAGCGCAGTTTTGAATTTGAACAATATGCGAGATGAATTGAGTGACCGCAATTCAAAAAAAATGACTCTAGTAGTTAAAGGCGGGAAAAAATTTGCAAAAATTTATCATTTCTCATTGATTCTTGTGGCTTTCATATGTATGGTAATTTTTCTTAATCTAGACTCCTATTCTAGTTACTATTTAATATTACTACCTTTGCTAGCCTTCGTTCCTTTAGCAATTCATCTTAGGAAGATATACCACTATACGGATCCTAAAACCTTAGATCCTGAATTAAAAAAAGTAGCTTTAAGTACCTTTGCACTTGGTTTTATTTTATTTTGGATAGTATTCTTAGAATTTTAA
- the purB gene encoding adenylosuccinate lyase, with protein sequence MNSLDAISPIDGRYANKTESLRKYFSEHALIKYRVRVEIEYFIALCELPLPQLKSFDSSLYPKLRAIYVDFSIEDAQKIKSIESITNHDVKAVEYFIKDRMDNLDLKASKEFIHFGLTSQDINNTAIPLTLLEAVQDVYIPQLEDILEKIKTKAKEWKDIPMLARTHGQPASPTRLGKEFEVFEVRLQEQLNQLKTIPSSAKFGGATGNFNAHKVAYPNIDWKAFGKDFVERRLKLKHSFPTTQIEHYDNMASSFDAMKRINTILLDLNKDIWSYVSMDYFKQKIKKGEIGSSAMPHKVNPIDFENSEGNLGIANALLEHLSAKLPISRLQRDLTDSTVLRNLGVPLGHMLIALQSTGKGLDKLVLNPDKIQADLNANWAVVAEAIQTILRREGFENPYEALKGLTRTHSKIDEKSILSFIDTLDVSGIIKAELKAITPSNYTGI encoded by the coding sequence ATGAATTCGCTTGATGCAATTTCCCCAATAGATGGCCGGTATGCCAACAAAACTGAATCTCTCCGAAAGTACTTTAGCGAACATGCTTTAATAAAATATAGAGTAAGGGTAGAAATAGAGTATTTTATAGCGCTATGTGAACTACCACTTCCACAGCTAAAAAGCTTTGATTCTTCCCTATATCCAAAATTAAGAGCAATTTATGTAGACTTCAGTATAGAAGATGCTCAAAAAATTAAGTCCATTGAAAGCATTACCAACCATGACGTAAAAGCTGTAGAATATTTTATCAAAGATCGAATGGATAATTTAGATTTAAAAGCCTCTAAAGAATTTATTCACTTTGGATTAACCTCTCAGGACATCAACAATACAGCTATCCCCTTAACCTTGCTAGAGGCTGTTCAGGACGTATATATTCCACAATTGGAAGATATTTTAGAAAAAATTAAAACAAAAGCAAAAGAGTGGAAAGATATCCCTATGCTGGCAAGAACTCATGGTCAACCCGCCTCCCCTACTCGACTCGGCAAAGAGTTTGAAGTATTTGAAGTGAGACTTCAAGAACAGTTAAATCAACTGAAAACTATTCCATCGTCTGCCAAATTTGGCGGAGCTACAGGTAATTTTAATGCGCATAAAGTAGCTTATCCAAATATTGATTGGAAAGCTTTTGGAAAAGATTTCGTAGAAAGACGTCTTAAGTTAAAACATTCATTTCCAACAACTCAAATAGAACATTACGATAACATGGCTTCCTCTTTTGACGCTATGAAACGAATTAATACTATTTTACTAGATCTGAATAAGGATATTTGGAGCTATGTTTCAATGGATTACTTCAAACAAAAGATAAAAAAAGGTGAGATTGGATCTTCAGCAATGCCTCACAAAGTAAACCCAATTGATTTTGAAAATTCTGAAGGTAATTTAGGTATTGCCAATGCTCTACTAGAGCATCTCTCTGCAAAACTACCTATAAGTAGACTTCAAAGAGACCTGACAGACAGTACAGTTTTAAGAAATTTGGGGGTACCTCTAGGTCATATGCTTATTGCACTTCAATCCACAGGAAAAGGACTCGATAAATTAGTTTTAAATCCAGATAAAATACAAGCAGATTTGAATGCCAACTGGGCGGTTGTGGCGGAAGCTATACAAACGATTTTAAGACGCGAAGGTTTCGAAAATCCCTATGAAGCTCTAAAAGGATTGACTAGAACTCATTCTAAAATTGACGAAAAAAGCATTTTATCTTTCATTGATACACTTGACGTATCTGGAATTATTAAGGCTGAACTTAAAGCCATTACGCCTTCCAATTATACAGGAATTTAA
- a CDS encoding SIR2 family NAD-dependent protein deacylase, whose product MKHISILTGAGISAESGVKTFRDHDGLWEGHDVMQVATPQAFEKNPSLVLDFYNKRRQQLLAVQPNLAHQRLVDLETKFKVDIITQNVDDLHERAGSSQVTHLHGELMKVRSTFDHHLIYNWKKDLNLGDFCEHHHQLRPHVVWFGEAVPMMEKAIDILKQTDLLIIIGTSMQVYPAAGLIDFAPSSTPIYFIDPNPSISESTDVHIYAEKATTGVDKLVRKLLA is encoded by the coding sequence TTGAAACACATCAGCATACTTACTGGAGCAGGTATAAGTGCAGAAAGTGGTGTAAAGACTTTTAGAGACCACGACGGACTCTGGGAAGGTCATGATGTTATGCAAGTTGCTACACCACAAGCCTTTGAAAAAAACCCTAGTTTAGTCTTAGACTTTTATAATAAAAGGAGGCAGCAATTACTAGCTGTTCAACCCAATTTAGCACATCAGCGTTTAGTAGATCTTGAAACGAAATTTAAGGTAGATATCATTACTCAAAATGTAGATGATCTTCATGAACGTGCTGGAAGTTCCCAAGTAACTCATCTTCATGGTGAACTTATGAAAGTCAGAAGCACCTTTGACCATCATCTTATTTATAATTGGAAGAAGGATTTAAATCTTGGAGATTTTTGTGAACACCATCACCAATTAAGACCACATGTGGTTTGGTTTGGAGAAGCCGTACCAATGATGGAAAAAGCAATTGACATTTTAAAACAAACTGATCTCCTTATCATTATTGGAACCTCCATGCAGGTTTATCCAGCCGCTGGACTTATCGATTTCGCTCCCTCCTCTACCCCTATTTATTTTATAGATCCCAATCCCTCCATATCAGAATCAACTGATGTACATATATACGCTGAAAAAGCAACCACAGGAGTAGATAAATTGGTTCGAAAGCTTTTAGCTTAA